The sequence below is a genomic window from Ipomoea triloba cultivar NCNSP0323 chromosome 2, ASM357664v1.
GAACCTCATCCATACCTAGTGGATTCAAGGCTGCAACATTgacaataagaaatatatattaaatcatcACATGtgaatgtacaaaattaaaGTAGGTCGCTTACCGGTGGCCTCGATTAGACGTTCCAGATTATGTTCAAAGTTCCAAAATGGATCAAAGTCCATGTTTAGCAAGggttcatcattattttttgcACTGAAATAAGTCAATGGGAATTGTTCACATTGTGCATCCCAAAACGGATATTCTGAAGCATCTGAGTAAGGGTAGACAAGTTGATTAGTGAATGCAGAGGAGGAGGAAACATGATTTGCTATCTTTGGATAGAAGAAAGTAAAAGATAACTCTTAAAAGTGAAGAAAATATGCAAGTAATTATTTATTCAGAAGTAAAAGAAGAGGATAGCTGCTTGATTGGTTTAAAGAAAATGGAGCTCTCTAGATTTAAAACGTCAAACACACATTCCAATGATATAAGATACTCCGTAtcaaattttggaaaaagaaaatagtgcATGGTTGAGAGTCATTGATGTTATTCGTTTTATCAAAAGGTAACAGCATATTGGCCGACAGCACAAAAATTGTCAAAAGTGAAATAGTAAAAAGGTAAAAAGTGAGATCGTTTGAAAAATTTTCAGCTTAAATTCATTGAAATGCCCAAAAGTTTTAAACagttttttaattcaatattttcctttgacaaaaaaaattgctcttggaaaaaaaaaacttaacaagtATTAACCACTTTTTAAATTGTTGTCGAACGTCGCAATAAATTCATGCTTTTGTTTGTTCTTAACACTTATTCACATCCTTAATCTTTTAGCCCTTAGAAATTATCAATCACTTAAACATTAACCACATACTTTTCAGAAATGCAAAACTTGTTTCCTTGCTTATATCAGTTTGAACAAAATGATTGTTCTTTGGGTGGTAACAATTCATTTTGGGATGAGATACACTTATCACCACTAAGGGATATTGACTGTCTTTTAAGTAGAGATTTTTATGGAGGCGGAAATAATGTCAGTACTCAACAACAATGTAATGAAACTATTGGTAAAGTTCTAacatttgttttgaatttctgGTTGTAATAAGTAATAGTTATTTGAATAAGTTGTTTGCAAATGCAGGTGTTTTACCGACAAATGAGCTTGATGTATTTGATAGCGTTGATTTATTTGTGGAGGAAAATAATAAACCTGCAAAGATAGATGtagcaaatttaaaattaacaatagtGAATACagatatattatgaatatatatctatagttgtattcataatatatatatatatatatatatatatatatatatatatatatatatatatatatatatatatatatatatatatatatatatatatatatattatgaatacaactaCAGATAATGATGTAATTATTGTTCATCTTTATCTGTAGtagtattcataatatatatgtgtgtatacaaCTACAGATAAAGATGTAATTATTGTTCATCTTTATCTGtagttgtattcataatatatatgtatgtatatatatatatatatatatatatatatatatttttttttgttgcagatgttGAAACTACTAAAGCTGTAAATGTCGAAGAAATTTCAATCGTAGTTATAGGGAATGATACCAGACCATCCAAAGGACTTTGGAATTTCGAAATGGTTTCTAAATACTTCCATCTGCCTATGAATCAAGCGGTGAAAGAGTTAAAGATTAAGGAAGCTTCTTTGAAGAAGATATGTAAGAAGGTTGGAATTGATGAATTGCCATATAAGAAGCTGCGTACCTTGGAGCGATTAGCAAAAAATGTCGAAGGGAATACTGATCATAGAGAAATTATAAATGAGCTAGAAAATCAAAGGGAGCAAATGTTAAAGGATCCTAATCTTCAATCAAgcatagaaagaaataaacttgaAGTTTCATACTTTAAGAAGAGAAAGTATCGAAATTTGACGGAACTTTCTCACTATGCTCATCTTGCGAGCTCATCTTATGTTTCTGGTAATCTTCTCCCAAAACTAAGAATGAAGATACAATGTACCTTTTCtgcacttaatattattttaataatgaaaatatttcctgTTTTATAGTGCGAACTcttgaaaattcaataacaagtcATTCAAATGTAAACGAAAATAACCCTCAAAGGTGAAATATAGAATACTCTTCACTAATAACGAAAATGTTCTACTGAGAGACATAAGAATGAAATCGGCTGAGGAATAATATCCATTATTGGAGTGATATAGATATGttaaaaacttgagaaatagaAATTTCATATTAACCACCAAGGGTGGTGTATAAACCATCCACTGAGAAATGGAAGGAGATAACCTTAGCTATAGATGTGGTATATACGTaaagtatttgaaaaaatagaagcaaattataatcataacatctctttatttcctatattcggctgaaaaccaaacaaatgatcTATCAACCAAATGGTTTTAGGATTCcattttacttttgaaattcgcgtgtgaatatttttttttttgggataaatttAGCATGATTAATGACATCCGACAAAGAACTATTGCGCTTGTGACAACCTCACATAAGCACTTCATGGTTGGActatatttacatataataactttttaactgttttacttttgtcacaCTTGGACAATTAGCCGacataattgatttaaaatttggCACAATTGTCAAgtgtactgttttttttttttacgattcGGATGCGACCAATTACTTTCGATCGTGAACTGTTTGTTTTTTGACAAGCTTAATATCTGACATCATTGAAAGGTATGTTTGCTATTTCAAATCTCAGAATCTCCATCATTTACTATCCTCAATGGTGTTTTACCTTATTCTTTGTCACTGAATTATCTTTTTCTATTCTCTCTTTGTTTTTGAacgttatttttttaaaaaatggcgAACCAAGCTTATTTTCCAGACCAATTTTCCTACACCACTTATGATATTGCTAGGTATTCCTTATGGGATGATACGGCATACCcagcttcttcctcatcttttcCAAACAAAATTGTTGACCCATCTTTcgatattacggagtattccTTTTGTGATGAGTTGGTCGACCCTACGCCTTCCTCATCTTTACTAAACCACATTTCTTATCCATTTTCCGATGTTATCGGATATCCTTTATTGGTTGATGTTGCTGATGCTGCTCCTGCCTCATTTTTTCCAAGCCAAATTTCTTGTACATCTTCCGATATTAGCAAATATCCTTTATGGGATCAACAACATGGGATATCAACTTTTGGTAATGGATTGTTACCGAACATACCCTTTGATCCATTTTGGGGTATTGAGCATAGTATGGGAGGACTGCTTGAGGCTACTGGTAATCAtatgtttttttcttgataTGCAATGGCGATgacgtaatatattttttcatctttGTTGCAGCCATGAACCACTTAAGTACGGAAGAAAATCTTATGGCATCAACAAGTGGTATACTTGTACAGGAAAATACATTTCCAGTTGCAAGTAACGCAATTGTAGGAGGGAATATGACTACAGATTCTGTAGTTGTAGAAAGGAGTATGATTGAAACTCTTGCACATAGGCAGCGGAAGAATACGCGAAGAACTTTTCGTGATTCATCCACAATAAGCAAGGAAATGATTTCCAAATATTTCCATCTGCCTATATATCGAGCCGCCAAGGAACTGAGAATTGGGTATACGATTTTGAAGGAAAGGTGTAGAGAATTAGGAATCTTTAAATGGCCATATCGACAGTTAGTGAGCTTGGAGAAGCTATCAGGAAAAGCTcaggtattttttttatttttccaaagttGTATCATTATAAGGTGaatgttaatataatgttttacaGGTATTTAGTAACATCGAAAATGACCATGACATAAAGGAAGCAATGAAGGAACTAAAAAGTAGAAGGGAAATGTTGCTAAGCGATCCGAATTTGAAGTTGAATCCAGCAGATATTAGGCTCAGGGATTCATGTACCAGAAAGATAAAGTATAGGGAGATGATGAGTCTTCTTCATTCTCCCACCCTTCCTATACATCCCCTTCATATTCCTCCATTAATTGTTGATCCTGCCTTGCCGTTAACTGTTGATCGACCTTCACTTGCGACAGAAGAAGACGAATCGTTTAAACTTTTGCTTGATGgcttttgataatatttttgaataataagtatttttctaaatatcaataaattttgtaaactcTTTAATAAAGAGGTTGTAGATGCCAAAGTTAGGCTACTGCTCATTGAGAGGTCATTCATAGCCATAAgataaaattgtaatcatttacAACGCATAATATATTCCATAAATGTATATAACAAATGTCATTGTCGTACGACATGGCTTGCACTTTTTTACCTTGCAAAAGGtaacaaatacatacatatatgtgaaccaaatttaattatatttgacataAAATAAGATATGGTCATCTTTAAACGATAACACCGAGGCTTAATATTTGCgatcaatttaaaaacttacaATAACATCATGCAATATTATAGGTTTATATTTCTTCCCTGGAATGTTCTTTCATTATCGTGTATTACGTTTTTGTACCACTGTATCCTTGCACGTACATTCTTTTGACTCAGCAGTAACATAAAGTATTAAAGCTAAAACTTTCATgctatacacaattttttaaaaaaaagggggaacAATTTAAGGCGCATAggaaattcttttaataaagcTAATTTTCTGCCTAATGCCCATCTCTAACCTAAAagtcgttattattattatttttgtcttgATAAATGTGAATATATTAGCTTTGAAATACAACTTGTTTTAAACTTATAACATTTATTGGACCTATGATTTAAGCATAACTTGTTGCAAAAGCTGAGCTTTCGCCCCCCAATATTGCATGATGATATTGAACTTGTTGCAGAAGAATTGGTTAAAAATAACTCGTTGTAATTATAAAACGGTAAGTAAGGAAATGATAGCAAGTTATTTTCATTTGCCCATAAATGAAGCAGCGGATGAAATTGAACATTGATAAGCAAAAGCattattaagttttatataTGCCATGTTGCCTACAAATGCCAAGCAAGTAATtacaaaggaaattaaaaaattggtaCAAATGTCAGATGTCTTTACAGTTGTCatcaaaaattaattgaaaagcgCAAATGTTTTTAACAGTGTCGGCTACATAACTATTatcatttgacaaaaaaacTGCCCTCGTtgaaaaaaagacttaaaaaaGTATTTCTTACTGTTTGCACAAACTGTTGTCCTTTGCTATAAATTAGTGGTTTTGTTGGTCTTAGACTCTTCTTAACACTCATTCACACTCTTAGAAATTATTAATCCCTGAAACATTTAGTGCATGCATTtcacaaatggcaaatattgCTACTTGCTCATATCAGCTTCAACAAAATGATTGTTCTTCTGATGGTAACAATTCATTTTGGGATGAGGTATATCTATCACCACTAAGGGATAGTGAACCTCTTCTAAGTAGAGATCTTCTTCCAGGTGGAAATAATGTCAGTACTCAACCACAATGTACTGAAACTATTGGTAAGGTTTTAACATTTTGTAGGTAACtcttgttttaataattaatagtttttaacAAGTTGTTTGTAAATGCAGGTGTTTTAGCTACAAATCCTGTTGATGTATTTGATAGTGTTGATTTAATTGTCGAGGAAGATAATACAGCTGCAAAGATAGATTTACcaaatttaaatctaaatatctttattagaagaaaaaggacaaaaaaaacttaTCGTGACCCTAATACATTAACTTTAGAATtgctttctaaatatttttatatgacCGTTGATCAAGCTGCAGATGAACTACATGTTGGTCGAgcaattttaaagaaaaggtATAAAGAATTAGGAATTTTGTACTGGCCTCAACGAAAACTCTCTAGTTTGGAGAGGTTATTAAAAAACGCCAAGGTAATTAAGTAATGCTTATTTATCAGCCTTATATTATTTAAGGagaaataacaaattattttgtaggaaTTTGGCGGAATCCAAGACGAAAGCAAGCTAAAAAGAGTGATTGAAGAGTTGGAAGAtaagaaaaaattgataatacaaaACCCAAATGTTGAGTTGGGTGAGACAACAATAAGACTTAGAGACAAATGTGAAAGGaatatctcaaaaaaaaaaggtatgcaAACTTGTTATATCATTCAACAATTCATAAGAGTTCGTTGCAAAGTCATACACTTCCTGATATTTCCGAATTAATACCTGAAGAAATAGATGAAGTGCTAGAGTTTGTACATAATGATTTTCCAGATTCCAATAATagaacataaatttataattatcatgcaATTATACTctatataattctattttttgacCAATCTAAATTAGTGTGTTTGTGTATTGATTAACGATTTTAGGTGAAGGGAGGGAATTAGAAGTAATATTATGTTCAAATGTTTACAAATTTTCACTCTTTCTATGGATGTCACAAATGACTAAAATATAACgagcatatattttttttttaaaaattacgaAGTGTATAAATTCGACAGTACGTGTACCATTAATATGTAACAAATTAACTAATTTAACCCaatgaaactttaatttcttattcatgGACTTATATTTTCTTGGTTTGTCCTCACTTTCTCGAAAAATGCCAACAGTTTATTATGtataaacatatttttaatttttttttcaatatgttgTTACTTTAACATTTGCTTGTAATTAATGGTtccagttttaattttttacgtAATAATTATCAGaaccattttaaaattatgtgtaagcatattttgttttttaaatattttcttctttgaagcatataactttaaaaatatctatatcaTGCACCACTTGATATAGATTGTAAATTTTGTAGAATTAAAAAAGtttcaatttaaacaaaaataaagttgtTTGTTGCAAGTTTAAATGATAAGTTATTGATGTCGAAAAACACTTTGAAATGGAATACGAAAATACAAATAGTTTGTTACGAATGGCGAAAATATGGCTTAACTAAACTGTTACCACATGTTTTCGAAACcctttaaaaatttaacattattttctaggtacataatatgcataatattCATTGGCTCAACCAATTTTAGGCTTTTTCCCTTTATCATTTGGTGGACTGCTTGCTTGCGAATCGTCTATACTATCTCCCGATAATTGGCTAAAATCAAGCCTTCTTTTCGTNTCTCCCGATAATTGGCTAAAATCAAGCCTTCTTTTCGTGGGATTTCCTAGCATCAACGATTGCCTAAACAAACCATCGTTTGAGTCAGCTAAGTCTAGTTGTACATCGTTGCACAGACACGCTACTGTATACTTTGTGCTTTGTTCACTGAATATGGTGTTTTTCTTGAGAGCAAACACAAGCCCAAGATTATCGAGTGTTTGTTGGAGCATAGCACCATCGTTTTCGTAGGTAGGTATGTTGGACGACGTCAGTAACAATAGTCGGTGCACCTCATGATTAAACATTGTTGCGCGTACACTTCCAACGTTATCAAATATTTCTATGTCCACCTTATACCTGTATATCaacaaaaacataatataagtCATGCTATATTAGAATTTTAAGTATTAAGGAAACAACgaagatatatattttgatacctTTTGACAGTGATGCCATCAGTTTGTCCACAGTTCATGCAGTGGAGTTGTAAGCCTTCAGTTGAGTGGACTATTTTGTTGCAATAATTGCAACCAACGTAGTAGTCGAAACCATCACGCTTAAGCAATCTAATTTTGCCTCTCACCCATGCAATTGGTTTCTAAATGTAATGCAGAGCCACAAAAGTAGGTCAAAAGCTTTAAAAGTAAATAGATTGATGGTTAAATGTAAAAGGCGATTTGACATTCGACATACAGTTGAAATGAAATGTTTACTAACTTGTTCAAATCCAGTTTCAAGAGATGAAAGGCATGTTTTTCGTTGTCTTATAGGGTCTGCCAATGCAAGCAATGAATCAAGGTAAGTCTTATCTACAATTTCCTTGTAGATGAGTTCAGAGTTTTTGTCCTTCCTATAAGAATAACCAATCACTATTATCATGGTCAAATAACTGGTATATTCTACATAAGTGACAAGGAATTAAAAAATACCAATCANNNNNNNNNNNNNNNNNNNNNNNNNNNNNNNNNNNNNNNNNNNNNNNNNNNNNNNNNNNNNNNNNNNNNNNNNNNNNNNNNNNNNNNNNNNNNNNNNNNNNNNNNNNNNNNNNNNNNNNNNNNNNNNNNNNNNNNNNNNNNNNNNNNNNNNNNNNNNNNNNNNNNNNNNNNNNNNNNNNNNNNNNNNNNNNNNNNNNNNNNNNNNNNNNNNNNNNNNNNNNNNNNNNNNNNNNNNNNNNNNNNNNNNNNNNNNNNNNNNNNNNNNNNNNNNNNNNNNNNNNNNNNNNNNNNNNNNNNNNNNNNNNNNNNNNNNNNNNNNNNNNNNNNNNNNNNNNNNNNNNNNNNNNNNNNNNNNNNNNNNNNNNNNNNNNNNNNNNNNNNNNNNNNNNNNNNNNNNNNNNNNNNNNNNNNNNNNNNNNNNNNNNNNNNNNNNNNNNNNNNNNNNNNNNNNNNNNNNNNNNNNNNNNNNNNNNNNNNNNNNNNNNNNNNNNNNNNNNNNNNNNNNNNNNNNNNNNNNNNNNNNNNNNNNNNNNNNNNNNNNNNNNNNNNNNNNNNNNNNNNNNNNNNNNNNNNNNNNNNNNNNNNNNNNNNNNNNNNNNNNNNNNNNNNNNNNNNNNNNNNNNNNNNNNNNNNNNNNNNNNNNNNNNNNNNNNNNNNNNNNNNNNNNNNNNNNNNNNNNNNNNNNNNNNNNNNNNNNNNNNNNNNNNNNNNNNNNNNNNNNNNNNNNNNNNNNNNNNNNNNNNNNNNNNNNNNNNNNNNNNNNNNNNNNNNNNNNNNNNNNNNNNNNNNNNNNNNNNNNNNNNNNNNNNNNNNNNNNNNNNNNNNNNNNNNNNNNNNNNNNNNNNNNNNNNNNNNNNNNNNNNNNNNNNNNNNNNNNNNNNNNNNNNNNNNNNNNNNNNNNNNNNNNNNNNNNNNNNNNNNNNNNNNNNNNNNNNNNNNNNNNNNNNNNNNNNNNNNNNNNNNNNNNNNNNNNNNNNNNNNNNNNNNNNNNNNNNNNNNNNNNNNNNNNNNNNNNNNNNNNNNNNNNNNNNNNNNNNNNNNNNNNNNNNNNNNNNNNNNNNNNNNNNNNNNNNNNNNNNNNNNNNNNNNNNNNNNNNNNNNNNNNNNNNNNNNNNNNNNNNNNNNNNNNNNNNNNNNNNNNNNNNNNNNNNNNNNNNNNNNNNNNNNNNNNNNNNNNNNNNNNNNNNNNNNNNNNNNNNNNNNNNNNNNNNNNNNNNNNNNNNNNNNNNNNNNNNNNNNNNNNNNNNNNNNNNNNNNNNNNNNNNNNNNNNNNNNNNNNNNNNNNNNNNNNNNNNNNNNNNNNNNNNNNNNNNNNNNNNNNNNNNNNNNNNNNNNNNNNNNNNNNNNNNNNNNNNNNNNNNNNNNNNNNNNNNNNNNNNNNNNNNNNNNNNNNNNNNNNNNNNNNNNNNNNNNNNNNNNNNNNNNNNN
It includes:
- the LOC116010148 gene encoding protein RKD1-like is translated as MVSKYFHLPMNQAVKELKIKEASLKKICKKVGIDELPYKKLRTLERLAKNVEGNTDHREIINELENQREQMLKDPNLQSSIERNKLEVSYFKKRKYRNLTELSHYAHLASSSYVSVRTLENSITSHSNVNENNPQR